The window CCGCCCCAGGGCTTACCGTTTTCGTCGCCGAGATAGAGAAGGAAGTGAGGATAGCCTTTGGAGTCGAGAGCCAGGTCGCCGCCGTGCACCCACTTCTCGCCTGTGTTAACGGCTAAGGCATGCTGATCGGCGTATTCTTTGGTGAGCGGCATCTCGAGGACATCGCCGTGGATATTGCGCCAGAGCTGGTCCTCGGCGCTCATTACCATGTAGTAGCCGTTCTGACGCTCACCGACGTGTGGTGGGTCATTGCAAATATGGTAGTAGACGCGAGCCGCTATCTTGTCGCCGGGCGCCTTGAGGAATTTGAGGTACCAGGAATCGACCGCGGCGATGTCGGTGCGCCGTTTAGAAAGGGCGATGGAAACGACGTCCTCGAAGGTGCGGCCGTTGTCGGTGGAACGCTGGTAAACCCAGTTGCTTCGGTGTGCTCCATGGCGGAAGAAGAGGTAGATGTCGCCGTTGTCCATCTTGATGACTTGGCTGTAGGTGCCGAAGGGGGAGATGTTTTTCCGCATTTCCCAGCTCGTGATGTCGAATGGCTTCGTGCTGACGACATGGCGTTGCTCGCCGTTGTTGTAGTTGCCGAGCTTGTTTTCGCCGAGCCCGGCAGTTCCGCCGTGGCCGCCGTAGAAGATGTGGATGTAGCCTTCGTCGTCGATGACCATGGCTGGCTTGCCATGGTTGTCGATATTGCCGCGTTGTTCCATGGCGCTCTCGCCAGCGAGCAGAGGTCCTACCCATTCGCCGGTCTCGTGATTGTAGGATGCTACCCAAGCGTCCTCGTCGGGACCTTGGTAGGCCACATAGGTGACGCCGTTGTGGTGCACTCCGGCGGGCGGGCCCACTGCATTGCCGTAACCGTTGTCGGTGAAGTAGTCGACCTTGTCGTCTTTCGCGGAAAGGGGCATTGCTGAAAGGAGAAAGCACAAGCAGGGGAGCAAAGCTGTGGTGAGGTAGCGAGTTTGCATACGTCTTCGTATTATTGAGGCTGAACGGATAGGTTGCTGATTCGTTCTGCACCATCCCAGTAGTCTGTCATCGATACTTATCGAGCTTCTTGTGCATTGGCTGAACTCTTGAGAGAACAACGGCGGTATCGCCGTTTCACCCAACCCTCTCGACAACAACATGAATCGAATAGAGCTATCCGTAATCATCATTGCACTTGCTAGCGCGACCTTTGTTTCCGGTCGTGCCGAAACCGCTTCTGGCGACAGCGATCCCATGCTCGATTGGCATCGCCCAGTGGATGCGAACGTTTTCGTGACCAGCATGGGCAACAACCATGACTCCATCCTTTTCCACGAACCGGAGAGCGAGTTCCCGTACTACATGATCATCAGTCATACGCCCGAGAAGGCTTACCTTTGGCGGACTAAGAGCTTCTCCTGGAGCAGCGAAGACTGGGAGCTAGTATCCGACAATTACAAAATCGGCGATCACTATGAGTACGACGATGGTATCAAGGTGGGTGGGACTTATTACATCTACGAGAGCGGTCAGGTATTCACTTATTCAGGACAATTGGAGGAATCTAGTGGCAAGTGGAAAGTGGCAGGAAGCTTTCCCAAAAAGCAGTGCGATGACCTTGGAGTTTTCTACGAGGATGGTTTGTTTCACATCTTTGGCGAACATGGACACTTCCCGCACGGTCCGGACGGAACGAGTCTCGCTCATTTCACCTCGGAGACCGGCTTGGGTGATTGGAAGCTGGTTAACCCTAAAGCGGTCGATCCCAATCCTGATGGAGGTCACGCCTACGGCGTGGGGGATCCCACTATTGAGAGGATCGGCGATTTCTATTACATTTTTTGCGACCGAGAGTCGGTGGGAAGTCCTTATAAGGTTACGGCATGGCGATCTAAGAGCTTGTACGAGTCGTTTGAATACTTGGGCGTTGCGATCGCGCCCCGCTCGGACGAGGTCGACGATTGGGACAACTACCGTATCCAAGATCCAGACATACTGTACGTCCCCGAGCTTGGACGCTACGTAATGTCGTGCAACATGATGGACGTAGACGGGAATCCGGGTGGAGATTTCCCTGGAGTTAAAGGTGGTGGCACGCGTGTCATTGGTGTCTTTTATTCGGGTAAATCGGAGTGACTTAGGCGGTTTCGTTCGGCCGAGCGATCTCGCGGAGCTCGTTGCTCGGGCAAAGGGGGCAAATTTTCAAAAAACTGTTGTACTGCCTAAGCCTGAACCGTAGACCGAAGCCCGACTGCTTAAGGTGACGAGTCCCATCTAGGACTTGTTCGAAACCCAGAAAGGTAAAAATGAAAATTGCACTAATTAACGAAAACAGCCAAGCGGGCAAAAACTGCGTTGTTGAAACGGCGCTCAAGAAGGTCGTGGAGCCGATGGGACACGAGGTTTTCAACTACGGGATGTATACCGCGGAAGATAGCGAGCAGCTGACCTACGTTCAGAACGGCATTCTGGCAGCTGTGTTGCTGAACTCGGGAGCGGCCGATTTCGTGGTTACCGGCTGCGGTACGGGCGAGGGTGCCCTCGTTGCCCTGAACGCTTTCCCAGGGGTGATTTGCGGTCATGCTCAGGACCCTGTTGACGCATTCTTGTTTTCGCAGATCAATGCGGGTAACGCTCTCTCGATGCCGTTCGCCAAAGGCTTTGGTTGGGCGGGCGAGCTCAACATCGAATACATCTTCGAAAAGCTCTTCGGTCAGGAAATGGGTATCGGTTACCCGAAGGAGCGGGCGGCGATCATGGCCAAGAATCGCGGTATCCTCAACGATGTGAAAGCGATCACCCATACGGATTTGGTGACGATCCTGCAAAAGCTCGACCAGGACCTCGTGAAAGGCGCCCTTGGGGGAGCGAAGTTCAAGGAGTACTTCTATGCCAACGCTACCAACGATGAGATCAAGGAGGCCGTCAAGGCCATCATCGGCGAGTAGGGCTCTGAGAGCATCGTTTTACGCATTTAACAAGGACCTGGCTTCTGCAAAGTGGCTGGGTCTTTTCGTATCGAAAAAGTGGAAACAGAATGGGATGTAAGGGTGGACTCCGGTACAGACGGCATTGCAGGATCTTAGATAAGCCTTCTCTAAGGGCAAATGGAGATCAGGCCTCCGCGGTCTGCAGCGAGCTGCAACCCTACTAGTCGTTTCCATACTTGTATCCAAATTTTGTTACCCCTAACCAGAGATTCCGCGATATGATAGGTTATAAAAACGCAGCTGGGCTTCCGCTCGTTTTAGTGCTGGCCGCATGCAGCCCAAAGGCGGACAGCGAAATCCTCGTCGAGACGTCCTATGAACTGGGCCGCTATTCGGCAGTGGGTCATTCCGTCGAGCGGAAAAATTCAGTGATCTATGAATCCTTTGAAGGTGGTGGCTGGAACGCTCAGAACACCACTTTGAGCATAAGCGAACACAAACCAGGGCTCGACGAATCCTTGCCGCAGAATTTTCTGTTCCCCCAGTTGCAGGGGCCTCATTCGTTTGCGGCCGAGAAGTCGATAGTGCGTTTCGGCGAGTACGCCGCTAAGCTGCATTGGAAGAGCGGCAATCCGAGCCAATGGAATGGCGATCCGCTAAAGCTGGATAATACGGACCGCAAAGCGATGTTCCACGGCCATAAAGCGAGCAGTAGTAAAGCTACCGTTTGGTATGGATTTAGCGTCTACTTTCCAAGCGAGGGAACGCGTATAACTGGAGACCAATCTGCCCTGTTTTTCCAAATACATGGCTCGCGAGATAAAAACGGGGAGCCCAACCGGATACCGCCGCTCTCCATCAACCTTGTTGCGGATGGATTCAAGTTTGGCTATTCCTGGGACAGTGCAGCGTCGAGCACCAGCACAATTGGGGAGGGAGATGTGGATTATGTCGTTCCTACCAACGTGTCGGACTATCAGGACCGTTGGCTCGATGTAGTCATCAAGGTCAATACCAACCCATTGGAAGAGAAAGGCTCTTTTAAAATATGGTTCGATGGAGAACTCATCACCAGTCGCGAGAACATTCGATTTGGATACAACGACCAGCAGGGGATTTATCCTTCGTTTGGTTGGTACATTACCGGCCAGAGCGCGTATCGAGACGGAGACATGATCCTTTACCTCGATGAGGTGAGAATGGTTGAAGGCGAGGATGTTGGCTACTTCGACGTGGCACCGGGATTTTTCTCCCGGTAAGCGACACTTCGAGCGATTTTGCCAATGGTGCCATTGTTTGTAGTATCGGTTTATAAACAAAAGCCCGATGCTTGAGAAGCATCGGGCAGTTTTTATTTAAATCCCTAGGAGTTTTTGTCCTAAAACTCGAATGTTGAGCGAAGCGTGAAGGTTCTTTCCGCAGGGATACTGTACACTGGGAAGCTGCCGTCCGGGTTTGCGACTACAGGTACCAGGTCGTCCTCGTTGAGCGCGTTGTTGATGTTCAACTGGAGGGTCCAATCGACGCGATCTTCGAAGAGCTTGCGTTTGTAGCGGACGAAGGCGTCGATCTTCAGCTGATCCGGTCCGAAGTAGGGGCTCGTCACGTCGGGCCTGTATTCGCCGAGCTCCGTATCGAAGATCTGCGGAAATCCGATGGCGACATCATCTTGCCAACGTGCTCCGCCGCCGACGGTCCACCCCTTGAGCGAGCTATCGTCAGCGAACCTGTAGTTGGTGAAGACATTAAACCTCCACTCGCGTACTTGGTCGATCGAAGTGGAACCGTCTTGAAGCTGGGCCAATTGCAAGCTCGAGATGTAGGTGTCCATTTGATCTTCAATCGTAGTTTCGTTTGACGGATTGAACTTGAACCTTCCAAACGCGCTCTCTTCCCAGACTGCCGCCCGGTTGAACTCGCCGTAGAGGTATTCCGTAACTGCGGGGGCGCTGTTATTGCGTGTTACCTCCTGTTTGGCAGCATTCATGGAGATCGTCCAGTTAGATGTAAGGTTGCCAACCATCTCGAGCTCGAAGCCTTTAGATACACCGTCGCTGGTAACCGACAGATTGTCTGGAGCATCAAATTGTAGCAATCCGTTGGTGTCCGTAGTGATGTTCCATCCGTCTTTGATGACTTGAGGAAAATCCGGGTAATTGCGCAGCAACTCGATATCGGCTTGGTTTCCTGGATTCACCGCGATCACCTCTTCGATTTGGTTGATGAAGCGGACTTCCTGACCGATGATGCCAGTCAAACCATTAAGAGAGCTATCGCTTCTAAGCGACTGTACGGTTTCATAGACGTTCGCCCGGATCGAGATGTTGTCATCGAATAGAGCGACTGAGACCCCGTACTCTTTAGTTTCGCCGAGCGGCGCGCTGAGAGCTCTGTCGAAGAAATCGTGTCTGACTCGATTGCTTGCGACTCGGTTTTCCGCTTCCGCGTAGTGAAGACTGAGTCGATTGATCGGGCCGAGATTTTCCACGATAGACTGCGGCATGTGGGCTACGACTCCCCAAGAGAAAGTCGTGTCCTGATAGGGGTCTCCGCTTGGGCTTGCTACAAAGGATGGATCGTCCAGCAATACCGCTCCATCGGCTCCACGGGGCACTCCGTCCAAAGCGAATGATTTTACTTCATCGTCTCTCCAGCCGTAGGTGGCAACCAAGTGGTCATCGAGGAAACGGCTGTTGAAGATGATGGCTTTCGATGTCCGTTCCAAACGGTTCAGGCCTGCGTTTGTAATTGGATTTTGGATAACGCCAAATTCCCTCGTTACCCAAGCATCGTCGTTGTAGCTGTAAGTTCGCATGCTGCGGGAATTACCAACGTTTAGTAAAGGCAAGCGCTCGATTAAGTCGGCGTTCGAGGGACTAGCAGCGTCCTTCAGCGAGTCTCCGAGGTAAACGATTCCCCCGAGGGAGCGGAAGGTTCTATTTCCAACATTGCCAATCCCGCCCAGGGTAAGCCCACCATCGGGTTTGCGATTGAACTCAACGTAGTCATCGCCCCATGCGTACTGCAGACCTCCTAGCGACTCATTCTTTTCCTCCCGTTTCTCGAAGAGTGCTGTAACGGTGTGGTCGCCAATGATTTTTCCGAGAAGCCCTTCGAACTTATCAGTGGCCTTCAGGTTAAAGAAGCCGGTCGCTCGGTAAGTATCGCTTTCAGTGGTCGCTTCATCCCAGTCTCCGCCGGCCCAGGAGATCATGGGGCGACCAAAGTTGGGGTTTGGGTTCCCATCGGGGAGTACCGTATTCACGTCGATCTGCAAATTGTAGGAGCGCGCTCCTCCGAAGAGGGAGTGGCTCGCCAGGTCCACCGACTGCGAGTCGAAAGCGAATTCGATACCCGCTTGCTTGTCCAAGAAGAGTTGTTCCGCGGTCAAGCTGATGGAATCGAAGTCCATGCTCGACCCCTTGTTGTCTCCATCTAGCAGATTGTTCCGGAAGTCCAGGATAGATTCGTCGGTTACGGCACGATTTGCGAACTGATTGGCGATCGCTTCGTTTTGTCCGTTGTTGTAGTAGCGTTGATTCTGTCCAGTGCCTCGAAGCGTTGCGAACGCTCTGAGCTCTCTATCGCTCGAATCGCTCGGTGTGAAATTTGGATGCCTGAATATCAAGAAGGCCTCCGCATTGCTAGGGTTGCGACTGGCGTCCACCTCGCCGGAACCAGCAACCGACCAAACGACCGGTGAGCCTACGATCGGACCCAATGGGCCGAAATAGGCACCGTAGGGACTGAGCGCTGGAGTCGCAATCGCGTCGTGAACGGGCTTCACTAAGCCCTCAGGGTGGGCCAAGGGATCCCACCACATGGTCAAGCTGTCAACCGGAGCGAATTGGCGAGGCTGGTTGGCATCGATCTCCCCGCTTTCTACGTTCAGCTTGAACGTCAGATCTTCGGTGGGGCGGTAGGCTAGGGTCGCGAAGATGCGTTCATCACGCTCGAAGGCCGGTTTTTGCTGGTATTTGGTATCCTCATACAGGGCAGCGAACCGGACGGCGAGCTTTTCGTTGATGAGCCGGCTTACATCGAGGCTGCTGCGCAGCGAACCGTATGAGCCATAGCTAAGGCTCACGCTATCGCGGTCTTCGAAAATGGGGCTGATTAAACCAGTATTGATAATGCCTGCGGGACTTCCGACTCCGAAGAGGATCGAATTCGCTCCTCGGTTTACGGTGACGCTGTCCGTATTGTAGCTGTCCATGGGAATAAGGCTCTCGAAGTAATCACGGGTTATGGTTGCTCCGGCTAAGCCTCTCACGCGCGTGGTCGCGTTGATCTCGATGGGGCGCTCAGTGAATTCGCGTTCGTTGTTTCGACCGGCGTCGTCGGAGAAGTTACCCATCGGTCCGGCGACTTCGGTGCTCGCTGTGTGTACGAGCAACTGCTTTAGATCGGTGGATTGCGTGTCATCGAGGAAGTCCTTTGTTACGACGCTGATCGACGAGGCGACATCTTTGAGCTTCGTGTTCAGTCGAGTGCCAGCGAGCGTGGAGGAGGCTCGATAGCCTTCGTTGCTCGAAGCCTCGACTGTAAAAGGCGAGAGTTCGAATACGTTCTCATCCTCGTTCGCATCGCTGTCTTGTCCGGATGCGGTGGCAAAGATGCCAGCAGCGGAAAGGGCGGCGAACGCTTTGCGCAAGAACGGCCGTTTCTGGTTTTGTTGACCTAAGGTCTCACTTGTTAATGGGGGCATATCAGAGTTCTGGTGTTTGTTAGTTCTAATGGTTGTAGTTTCTTTTCGACTACGATTAGCATTTTTACCAACTTGCCTGACAGTGATCGCATAGGTGCCGGAATTGGAGTCTGTATACAGTTTCAATCCGGTATCCTTCAGCATCGTTTCGAAAGCCTCCTCGATGGTGAAATGGCCATGGACCGACGAGGTTACGACGTTTTTGACAACGTCGGGACTGTACAGCATGTCGATTTCGCATTGCTCGGCGGCTTTCTTGAGGGTCTGAATTGCTTTTCCTGCAGGTACCGAAAAGGAGTGTTTACCGTTTTGATAGTCTGAGGAGTGCGTAGGTGTAGCGGCCACTAATCCAACCACCCCGAAAAGTATCCGGACAAAGAAAGGCATCAGGCCATTCATCCGAGAAAATGGGGTGGAAGGGGGGGCAGGTTGGTGGTTCACGCGGTAGACTCTGATTTACCCGGAACTCACTAAACGAAATGTGAAATAAATCAATTTTTTGGGGCCGCGTATTCTCTTTTTATATACGTTTGCGCGGTGGTCGAAATTCGCTGCGTAAAATGCTCTAGATAGCTGGGCACACACAAGTTCACACGCTCCTAGATGGCGATTTCGGAGGTATGTTTTACTCGGGGACAGACCTGGAGTGGAGCGCGTGCTCAGTCGTTTCTGCTCGAAAGGAGAATCTTGTTTCCTTCGCGTTCTGCCGCGATGTTTGAGGTAGCTTGCAGCAGGTTTATAAATCCTTCCAGCTTGTTGGATCTGAACGTGGCTACGATCTTCAGAGATTCGATTTGGCTATCGACGATGATGAGCTGATCTTCGTTGTGACGATTGAAGGATTTCACGACCTCCGAGAGCGGGGTCGAATCGAAGGTAAAGGTTACTGGTTTCCAAAGGAGTATTTCAGATATCTCTTTTTGTCCTACCTCTTTGATCACGTATCCATTATTGACGTTATCGCTTCGATGCACGACAGCTTTCTGATTTTGGATTAGATTTTTGGGAGTCGGTTTTGTATCGGACAAGGGACTACGATTCGAAAAAGAAGCATCTTTAAGTAGTGACAGGGCAACGATCCCCTCAGTAACAAGGATTTCGACGGAAGGACCTTCGAACTTGACGTTAAACTGAGTCCCGATTGCTCGCAACTTTGTCTCGCCAGCGTAGACGTCGAAGGGGCGGCTTGGGTCTTTGGCGACCGAAAAATAGGCCTCGCCTGATTTTATCCAGAATTCGCGACGATCCTCGGAGTATTTGCATACGACTTCGGCTCCTTCGTTGAGGTCTATTGTCGAACCATCCTCGAGCTCGTAAAAGTCATCCTCAGCGTAGCGGAAGGTTTGCGCTTGCGCAGCGATTTCAGATTCGAGTTGAGTTAGGAACAACCCGAGGATTCCGAGAATAGCGAATGCGGCCGCAGCGCTGGCGAACAGCGCCCAACGCTTGAGGGAAAAGGCGGAGGAGTTGCCGTCGCCCTGTTTCGTGTTTCCCGGTTCTGCGAGATCGAAGTGTTTCGGGTCGAGAATTTCGAAGCGTTTCCACGTTTTCTGGCTTTGAGCGAGCAGGTCAGGCGCTGCTTCGTGGGATTCCAGCCAGTCCATGAACTCCTCTTCCTGCTGCGGGCTCAAGCCGTCATCGATCCTCCAAGCCCACTCAGCCGCTTGTTCAGCGATCGTCTCTTCACTTTGTCTTTGCTCTTTCATTTCAACGCAATTCGAGCTTGTTTCCGGTCGCGCGCTGGACGTATTCCGTGCATTTTTTTAGACCGATGGTGAGCTG of the Pelagicoccus enzymogenes genome contains:
- a CDS encoding TonB-dependent receptor plug domain-containing protein; the protein is MPPLTSETLGQQNQKRPFLRKAFAALSAAGIFATASGQDSDANEDENVFELSPFTVEASSNEGYRASSTLAGTRLNTKLKDVASSISVVTKDFLDDTQSTDLKQLLVHTASTEVAGPMGNFSDDAGRNNEREFTERPIEINATTRVRGLAGATITRDYFESLIPMDSYNTDSVTVNRGANSILFGVGSPAGIINTGLISPIFEDRDSVSLSYGSYGSLRSSLDVSRLINEKLAVRFAALYEDTKYQQKPAFERDERIFATLAYRPTEDLTFKLNVESGEIDANQPRQFAPVDSLTMWWDPLAHPEGLVKPVHDAIATPALSPYGAYFGPLGPIVGSPVVWSVAGSGEVDASRNPSNAEAFLIFRHPNFTPSDSSDRELRAFATLRGTGQNQRYYNNGQNEAIANQFANRAVTDESILDFRNNLLDGDNKGSSMDFDSISLTAEQLFLDKQAGIEFAFDSQSVDLASHSLFGGARSYNLQIDVNTVLPDGNPNPNFGRPMISWAGGDWDEATTESDTYRATGFFNLKATDKFEGLLGKIIGDHTVTALFEKREEKNESLGGLQYAWGDDYVEFNRKPDGGLTLGGIGNVGNRTFRSLGGIVYLGDSLKDAASPSNADLIERLPLLNVGNSRSMRTYSYNDDAWVTREFGVIQNPITNAGLNRLERTSKAIIFNSRFLDDHLVATYGWRDDEVKSFALDGVPRGADGAVLLDDPSFVASPSGDPYQDTTFSWGVVAHMPQSIVENLGPINRLSLHYAEAENRVASNRVRHDFFDRALSAPLGETKEYGVSVALFDDNISIRANVYETVQSLRSDSSLNGLTGIIGQEVRFINQIEEVIAVNPGNQADIELLRNYPDFPQVIKDGWNITTDTNGLLQFDAPDNLSVTSDGVSKGFELEMVGNLTSNWTISMNAAKQEVTRNNSAPAVTEYLYGEFNRAAVWEESAFGRFKFNPSNETTIEDQMDTYISSLQLAQLQDGSTSIDQVREWRFNVFTNYRFADDSSLKGWTVGGGARWQDDVAIGFPQIFDTELGEYRPDVTSPYFGPDQLKIDAFVRYKRKLFEDRVDWTLQLNINNALNEDDLVPVVANPDGSFPVYSIPAERTFTLRSTFEF
- a CDS encoding heparin lyase I family protein gives rise to the protein MYPNFVTPNQRFRDMIGYKNAAGLPLVLVLAACSPKADSEILVETSYELGRYSAVGHSVERKNSVIYESFEGGGWNAQNTTLSISEHKPGLDESLPQNFLFPQLQGPHSFAAEKSIVRFGEYAAKLHWKSGNPSQWNGDPLKLDNTDRKAMFHGHKASSSKATVWYGFSVYFPSEGTRITGDQSALFFQIHGSRDKNGEPNRIPPLSINLVADGFKFGYSWDSAASSTSTIGEGDVDYVVPTNVSDYQDRWLDVVIKVNTNPLEEKGSFKIWFDGELITSRENIRFGYNDQQGIYPSFGWYITGQSAYRDGDMILYLDEVRMVEGEDVGYFDVAPGFFSR
- a CDS encoding BNR-4 repeat-containing protein; this translates as MPLSAKDDKVDYFTDNGYGNAVGPPAGVHHNGVTYVAYQGPDEDAWVASYNHETGEWVGPLLAGESAMEQRGNIDNHGKPAMVIDDEGYIHIFYGGHGGTAGLGENKLGNYNNGEQRHVVSTKPFDITSWEMRKNISPFGTYSQVIKMDNGDIYLFFRHGAHRSNWVYQRSTDNGRTFEDVVSIALSKRRTDIAAVDSWYLKFLKAPGDKIAARVYYHICNDPPHVGERQNGYYMVMSAEDQLWRNIHGDVLEMPLTKEYADQHALAVNTGEKWVHGGDLALDSKGYPHFLLYLGDENGKPWGGPKLLHHCRWNGEEWLFHGGDEKTLSKRGNLHVPSPENVNVLMTEGTKLRWWNSKDGGKTLNPGKTYFEVEDGTLMISDFIENAHPDARLLVARKVDNSDFRRVYLVGDNGAIQRSRFEAEILTEAQKALPPVKND
- a CDS encoding RpiB/LacA/LacB family sugar-phosphate isomerase — protein: MKIALINENSQAGKNCVVETALKKVVEPMGHEVFNYGMYTAEDSEQLTYVQNGILAAVLLNSGAADFVVTGCGTGEGALVALNAFPGVICGHAQDPVDAFLFSQINAGNALSMPFAKGFGWAGELNIEYIFEKLFGQEMGIGYPKERAAIMAKNRGILNDVKAITHTDLVTILQKLDQDLVKGALGGAKFKEYFYANATNDEIKEAVKAIIGE
- a CDS encoding FecR family protein — protein: MKEQRQSEETIAEQAAEWAWRIDDGLSPQQEEEFMDWLESHEAAPDLLAQSQKTWKRFEILDPKHFDLAEPGNTKQGDGNSSAFSLKRWALFASAAAAFAILGILGLFLTQLESEIAAQAQTFRYAEDDFYELEDGSTIDLNEGAEVVCKYSEDRREFWIKSGEAYFSVAKDPSRPFDVYAGETKLRAIGTQFNVKFEGPSVEILVTEGIVALSLLKDASFSNRSPLSDTKPTPKNLIQNQKAVVHRSDNVNNGYVIKEVGQKEISEILLWKPVTFTFDSTPLSEVVKSFNRHNEDQLIIVDSQIESLKIVATFRSNKLEGFINLLQATSNIAAEREGNKILLSSRND